One window of Phalacrocorax carbo chromosome 1, bPhaCar2.1, whole genome shotgun sequence genomic DNA carries:
- the IL15RA gene encoding interleukin-15 receptor subunit alpha isoform X3, protein MAGPLLPLLCGTVALLLPVAAADTVLMRCSHPKDVANAHINVGNNTLLNTRLRYTCNPGYKRKAGTSSLIQCILRDGSTEPDWTHTTLQCIRDPALPPLTPSPELPTTPCTKRMTQRAGTTDASPTSSPASAAMPGLPGAASRSPAPSAPDELSLGTSTLLEMSPPLGEGTAPGMSLGPTPLPTAFTDHTAVSIQTLASSIGVPVLVVVSVVACCYWRMQMSMRPNYRVPVMSIPMVALAAENEVLPTSVLPTG, encoded by the exons ATGGcggggccgctgctgccgctgctctGCGGTACCGTCGCTCTCCTGCTGCCCGTGGCCGCCGCCGACACCG TGCTAATGCGATGCAGCCACCCCAAGGACGTGGCCAACGCACACATCAACGTGGGCAACAACACGCTGCTCAACACCCGCCTGCGCTACACCTGCAACCCGGGCTACAAGCGCAAAGCTGGTACCTCCAGCTTGATCCAGTGCATCCTCCGTGATGGCTCCACCGAGCCCGACTGGACGCACACCACGCTGCAATGCATCC GGGATCCGGCTCTACCTCCACTAACCCCCAGCCCTGAGCTCCCGACCACGCCGTGCACCAAGAGGATGACCCAGAGGG CAGGAACCACCGACGCCAGCCCGACCTCCAGCCCCGCTTCAGCAGCAATGCCCGGGCTGCCGGGAGCTGCCAGCCGGTCACCCGCACCATCAGCACCTGATGAGCTGTCACTGGGGACATCCACGCTGCTGGAGATGTCCCCACCACTGGGAGAGGGGACGGCCCCAGGGATGTCTCTGGGGCCAACCCCGCTGCCCACCGCCTTCACGGACCACACCGCAG tttccatCCAGACCCTGGCCTCTTCCATTG GGGTCCCGGTGCTGGTGGTCGTCAGCGTCGTGGCCTGCTGCTACTGGAGGATGCAAAT GAGCATGAGGCCGAACTACAGGGTGCCGGTGATGAGCATCCCCATGGTGGCTCTGGCTGCTGAGAACGAGGTGTTGCCAACCAGTGTCCTCCCCACGGGCTGA
- the IL15RA gene encoding interleukin-15 receptor subunit alpha isoform X1, whose protein sequence is MFPFSIPHAQAQPSHCHLFAGRMRLSQPWGSTDTLFPPPGSILPPWVPFSTASQGQSVSHLPVVIVIFFFFTPPPVLMRCSHPKDVANAHINVGNNTLLNTRLRYTCNPGYKRKAGTSSLIQCILRDGSTEPDWTHTTLQCIRDPALPPLTPSPELPTTPCTKRMTQRAGTTDASPTSSPASAAMPGLPGAASRSPAPSAPDELSLGTSTLLEMSPPLGEGTAPGMSLGPTPLPTAFTDHTAVSIQTLASSIGVPVLVVVSVVACCYWRMQMSMRPNYRVPVMSIPMVALAAENEVLPTSVLPTG, encoded by the exons ATGTTCCCCTTCTCCATCCCCCATGCACAGGCACAGCCGTCTCACTGCCATCTTTTTGCAGGCCGGATGAggctctcccagccctggggcagcacCGATACCCTGTTTCCACCCCCTGGCAGCATTTTACCCCCTTGGGTGCCATTCAGCACAGCAAGCCAGGGCCAGAGCGTGTCTCATCTCCCTGTTGTGATcgtcatcttttttttttttaccccccctCCAGTGCTAATGCGATGCAGCCACCCCAAGGACGTGGCCAACGCACACATCAACGTGGGCAACAACACGCTGCTCAACACCCGCCTGCGCTACACCTGCAACCCGGGCTACAAGCGCAAAGCTGGTACCTCCAGCTTGATCCAGTGCATCCTCCGTGATGGCTCCACCGAGCCCGACTGGACGCACACCACGCTGCAATGCATCC GGGATCCGGCTCTACCTCCACTAACCCCCAGCCCTGAGCTCCCGACCACGCCGTGCACCAAGAGGATGACCCAGAGGG CAGGAACCACCGACGCCAGCCCGACCTCCAGCCCCGCTTCAGCAGCAATGCCCGGGCTGCCGGGAGCTGCCAGCCGGTCACCCGCACCATCAGCACCTGATGAGCTGTCACTGGGGACATCCACGCTGCTGGAGATGTCCCCACCACTGGGAGAGGGGACGGCCCCAGGGATGTCTCTGGGGCCAACCCCGCTGCCCACCGCCTTCACGGACCACACCGCAG tttccatCCAGACCCTGGCCTCTTCCATTG GGGTCCCGGTGCTGGTGGTCGTCAGCGTCGTGGCCTGCTGCTACTGGAGGATGCAAAT GAGCATGAGGCCGAACTACAGGGTGCCGGTGATGAGCATCCCCATGGTGGCTCTGGCTGCTGAGAACGAGGTGTTGCCAACCAGTGTCCTCCCCACGGGCTGA
- the IL15RA gene encoding interleukin-15 receptor subunit alpha isoform X2: protein MFPFSIPHAQAQPSHCHLFAGRMRLSQPWGSTDTLFPPPGSILPPWVPFSTASQGQSVSHLPVVIVIFFFFTPPPVLMRCSHPKDVANAHINVGNNTLLNTRLRYTCNPGYKRKAGTSSLIQCILRDGSTEPDWTHTTLQCIRDPALPPLTPSPELPTTPCTKRMTQRGTTDASPTSSPASAAMPGLPGAASRSPAPSAPDELSLGTSTLLEMSPPLGEGTAPGMSLGPTPLPTAFTDHTAVSIQTLASSIGVPVLVVVSVVACCYWRMQMSMRPNYRVPVMSIPMVALAAENEVLPTSVLPTG from the exons ATGTTCCCCTTCTCCATCCCCCATGCACAGGCACAGCCGTCTCACTGCCATCTTTTTGCAGGCCGGATGAggctctcccagccctggggcagcacCGATACCCTGTTTCCACCCCCTGGCAGCATTTTACCCCCTTGGGTGCCATTCAGCACAGCAAGCCAGGGCCAGAGCGTGTCTCATCTCCCTGTTGTGATcgtcatcttttttttttttaccccccctCCAGTGCTAATGCGATGCAGCCACCCCAAGGACGTGGCCAACGCACACATCAACGTGGGCAACAACACGCTGCTCAACACCCGCCTGCGCTACACCTGCAACCCGGGCTACAAGCGCAAAGCTGGTACCTCCAGCTTGATCCAGTGCATCCTCCGTGATGGCTCCACCGAGCCCGACTGGACGCACACCACGCTGCAATGCATCC GGGATCCGGCTCTACCTCCACTAACCCCCAGCCCTGAGCTCCCGACCACGCCGTGCACCAAGAGGATGACCCAGAGGG GAACCACCGACGCCAGCCCGACCTCCAGCCCCGCTTCAGCAGCAATGCCCGGGCTGCCGGGAGCTGCCAGCCGGTCACCCGCACCATCAGCACCTGATGAGCTGTCACTGGGGACATCCACGCTGCTGGAGATGTCCCCACCACTGGGAGAGGGGACGGCCCCAGGGATGTCTCTGGGGCCAACCCCGCTGCCCACCGCCTTCACGGACCACACCGCAG tttccatCCAGACCCTGGCCTCTTCCATTG GGGTCCCGGTGCTGGTGGTCGTCAGCGTCGTGGCCTGCTGCTACTGGAGGATGCAAAT GAGCATGAGGCCGAACTACAGGGTGCCGGTGATGAGCATCCCCATGGTGGCTCTGGCTGCTGAGAACGAGGTGTTGCCAACCAGTGTCCTCCCCACGGGCTGA